From Trichoderma atroviride chromosome 1, complete sequence, one genomic window encodes:
- a CDS encoding uncharacterized protein (EggNog:ENOG41) has product MSTTMSRPTTRMNEYFVPRDGIDREVISADICRYLGNDALVRPGHYENPQTGQPVQGYYITAYRNLTTAMIEDLKADSARWDRERRAQTARNSSGGISASRYANSGAPRPRSNSPPVQYRYSETHQSRQHHGPTEPPFRDDSYPPRDGLYDAPRYPGTGAQGYNGASGPYQPQQQPPPPQQQQQQQQQQGYAPPSGSGGVYGGNGNVGGFQQPQQSPGPADARYGGNPQGPMMNQGYQNPDGAYVTTGANMPPRNYPNDAYAGGHPGSAVPPPQQPVYASNQPVPQGYPAPNYPYPNQAPAGGMAYATQPQDPFFGRASPAGQTTQQQQQQQQPQGYASQGHAYDDTPPPTRTSVPPAESQTPPRESSTRLSDRESDRNHRPPPPRR; this is encoded by the exons ATGTCAACAACAATGTCGCGGCCCACGACTCGCATGAACGAGTACTTTGTGCCCCGTGATGGCATCGATCGTGAAGTGATTTCTGCTGATATCTGCCGCTATCTGGGCAATGATGCTTTGGTGCGACCTGGTCACTATGAG AATCCACAAACTGGCCAACCCGTCCAGGGTTACTATATTACGGCGTATCGCAATTTGACGACC GCCATGATTGAGGATCTCAAGGCCGACTCGGCTCGGTGGGACAGGGAACGCCGCGCCCAGACCGCGCGTAACAGCAGCGGAGGTATCAGCGCCTCGAGATATGCCAATTCTGGCGCCCCTAGACCGAGATCTAACTCTCCTCCAGTCCAGTACCGCTACTCCGAGACCCACCAGTCTCGGCAGCATCATGGCCCTACTGAACCCCCTTTCCGAGATGATTCCTATCCTCCTCGTGATGGTCTATATGACGCCCCAAGGTACCCAGGAACTGGCGCCCAAGGATACAATGGTGCCTCCGGCCCGtaccagcctcagcagcagccgccgccgccgcaacagcagcagcagcagcagcagcagcaaggctacGCTCCTCCCAGTGGCAGTGGCGGCGTGTacggcggcaacggcaatgTCGGCGGCttccagcagcctcagcaatCTCCCGGACCCGCTGACGCCAGATATGGCGGTAACCCTCAGGGCCCGATGATGAACCAAGGATACCAGAATCCGGATGGCGCGTATGTTACTACTGGTGCCAACATGCCTCCCAGGAACTATCCCAATGATGCCTATGCCGGTGGCCACCCTGGATCAGCTGTCCCAccgcctcagcagcctgtGTATGCTTCAAACCAGCCTGTCCCACAAGGATATCCCGCCCCCAACTACCCATATCCTAACCAGGCTCCTGCGGGCGGTATGGCGTATGCTACACAGCCTCAGGACCCCTTCTTCGGCCGAG CTTCCCCAGCAGGCCAAACtactcagcagcagcagcagcagcagcagccacaagGGTATGCCTCACAAGGACACGCGTATGATGACACTCCCCCTCCAACTCGCACCTCCGTTCCCCCAGCAGAGAGCCAGACGCCGCCACGGGAATCAAGTACTCGTCTAAGTGACCGGGAAAGCGACAGGAACCATCGACCGCCACCTCCTCGTCGATAG
- a CDS encoding uncharacterized protein (EggNog:ENOG41): MIEDLKADSARWDRERRAQTARNSSGGISASRYANSGAPRPRSNSPPVQYRYSETHQSRQHHGPTEPPFRDDSYPPRDGLYDAPRYPGTGAQGYNGASGPYQPQQQPPPPQQQQQQQQQQGYAPPSGSGGVYGGNGNVGGFQQPQQSPGPADARYGGNPQGPMMNQGYQNPDGAYVTTGANMPPRNYPNDAYAGGHPGSAVPPPQQPVYASNQPVPQGYPAPNYPYPNQAPAGGMAYATQPQDPFFGRASPAGQTTQQQQQQQQPQGYASQGHAYDDTPPPTRTSVPPAESQTPPRESSTRLSDRESDRNHRPPPPRR; encoded by the exons ATGATTGAGGATCTCAAGGCCGACTCGGCTCGGTGGGACAGGGAACGCCGCGCCCAGACCGCGCGTAACAGCAGCGGAGGTATCAGCGCCTCGAGATATGCCAATTCTGGCGCCCCTAGACCGAGATCTAACTCTCCTCCAGTCCAGTACCGCTACTCCGAGACCCACCAGTCTCGGCAGCATCATGGCCCTACTGAACCCCCTTTCCGAGATGATTCCTATCCTCCTCGTGATGGTCTATATGACGCCCCAAGGTACCCAGGAACTGGCGCCCAAGGATACAATGGTGCCTCCGGCCCGtaccagcctcagcagcagccgccgccgccgcaacagcagcagcagcagcagcagcagcaaggctacGCTCCTCCCAGTGGCAGTGGCGGCGTGTacggcggcaacggcaatgTCGGCGGCttccagcagcctcagcaatCTCCCGGACCCGCTGACGCCAGATATGGCGGTAACCCTCAGGGCCCGATGATGAACCAAGGATACCAGAATCCGGATGGCGCGTATGTTACTACTGGTGCCAACATGCCTCCCAGGAACTATCCCAATGATGCCTATGCCGGTGGCCACCCTGGATCAGCTGTCCCAccgcctcagcagcctgtGTATGCTTCAAACCAGCCTGTCCCACAAGGATATCCCGCCCCCAACTACCCATATCCTAACCAGGCTCCTGCGGGCGGTATGGCGTATGCTACACAGCCTCAGGACCCCTTCTTCGGCCGAG CTTCCCCAGCAGGCCAAACtactcagcagcagcagcagcagcagcagccacaagGGTATGCCTCACAAGGACACGCGTATGATGACACTCCCCCTCCAACTCGCACCTCCGTTCCCCCAGCAGAGAGCCAGACGCCGCCACGGGAATCAAGTACTCGTCTAAGTGACCGGGAAAGCGACAGGAACCATCGACCGCCACCTCCTCGTCGATAG